The segment TTGAGTTCCCTCATTCTAAACGAGTATCTTGCTTATTAGTTGTCATGGTTTgagcccagctggcagctgtgcaCCACGCAGCCAGTTACCCACCCCACCCTGGCAGAATGGAGAGGGGAATCAAACCTAAAGCTTCTAGCTTGACAGAAGAACAGTTTACTAATTGAAATGaagtaaaatataataatacTAGTAAAAATAATGgtaacaaagaggaaaaaaacacaagtgatgcacaatacATTTGTTCACCACCAACTGACTGATGTCAGACTCTGTCCCTGAATTCCTATCAGCCCTGCTTCAAGGTAATTCCCTATTTTATATACTGGGCATGGTGTTCtgtggtgtggaatatccctttggccaatTCAGGTCACCTGTCATGtctgtgctccctcccagcttttTGTGCACCTCCTCACTGGCGCAGCATGGGACACAAAGTCAGTCCTTAACTTAGGATAAACATGACTTAGCAACAatcaaaacatcagtgtgttatcagcATTGTTCTCATACTGAATCCAAAACACCACACTGTACCAGCTACTGAGAAGAAGTTAACTCTGTAAcagccaaaaccagaaaaaattgGCTGCTTTCCTGTGAATGCCAGGCAACTTCTGTTGATCATAGCAACAGAGTGAGAACATGAACATGATGGAGTTTGTGATTTTAAAGAGCCATTGCAGTCCTGGGGAAAGTTTTCATGAGAATTTGTTATCTTTACATCAGTAACCTCAAAAAATGTCACCAGTTACCTGAAGAAGCATGCAGAAATCTGGTGGCTTCAAAATTGCCATTCTACTGTATTAATTAATCTCTGCGAGTAAATCACCCATTCTGTACCTCCTCTTACTTAACACAGCACTTGCTATATAGTCCTGTGTGAACTTTGTGCCCTCTGGAATGTTAGGGAAAGCTGCCTCTGTGAAGAATGTTTCCAGCAGCTATGGTTCAATTTCCCAGTCAGTCAGAAAATtgattatttctgtgtttataaattcccttttcccagttAGTTCTTTCTCAAACAAAAACTATTCAGAAATCACTGTCTGTTTTTGTTGTGTAAGGCCTTGGCCAATGATGCTGCTTTTCTGTACAGGAGAAAATAAGACTGACAAGAATGTTTTTGAACAATATTGGAGCATTTGGTTCTATATGTACATGCTCAATGCAAGTGTGTTGTGTTTGGTGGGCAGTTAGTAGAGTTATAAGTGAAATGACATACACTGCACTCATTATAAATTCATgtaatgtatatttttaaatgcttgtgTTCATAGTGACAGGCAGTCTGGTTAGGATCACAAGGGCCCAGGATTAAAGAGTGAAAGGATCTCTGCAGCCAATGAATTATATATTGATCCAGAACTGGAACTTTGACAATAAAACGTTCATTTTCTATATGAACAAGTTGACTGATCTCTGGTGGCTTGGAATTAGagaaatttcattatttttcacttttccagATGTTCTTGGTGTCTGTGTGCCCTCTCCCTTCTTTCTTGTTTCATATCTTTGTCTTCCCTCTTGGTGTTTCCTGTTCTTGCCCCAGCATCCCCTTCATGTTTTCTGTCAATTGGTCTTTCTGTTAAATTATCTACTTTGCTAAAAGCTATGTAAATCTCACAAAATTTAAGTTTTTCATTAATCACAAAGTTTCTCCCATCTCCTCATTTGTTTGGAGGCTCTGTAGGACCTAGTGATTTTACCCAGTCAGAAAGTCACAGTTCAGCATTCATGGTGTACTTAAGCAAACATAGCAGACCTCCAGTGTTGGAGAAAAGATGAATTTGTAAGAAATCTTAAATACCTTTGATTTAGATGGAAACAGtacatttattaaaactttaaacaaagtttaaaaaattttgGGAAAGGTATGGACTTGACTTTCTTCCTCAGATCACACTTCAGTTTTCACAAAGCTGTTCTCATCTATCCCTAATAaccatctctttttctttttttgctgaaaCCTTCAAGGCAACAGGAAATCAGGTGGTTCCAAGGCTGCCTGTTGGGCTCATTGAGCTGTcacctggcagagctgtgtAAAGCACCAGGAAGTAATTGAGATTGGATGGGAATGTGGCCCCCTTTAGTCTTGTACCCGTAACAGACCTTGGCTGGGCTGTGCGTAAATAGTACATTGCCAGAAGGATACAAAGAGAGATGATGTGAATTTTGGCTTCATCTGAGCTGAATGAGGGGCTCTAGCATGACAGATTTTGGACCAGTTCCAAACAGTGTCTAAAATTAAAAGCCTTTCCCTCATAATTCaaattgttttagaaaaaaaaaagaaaaaggaaaaaaatccacaaccaaaccaaaaacccaaaactcataaattaaaaaaaaaataaaccatcaTCACCTTagagagaaattaattaataacAATACAGAAATAACTGTGGGACTTCTCTTTGTTTAGTACCAACCTCATACAGTAGATTATTCAGCACAGTCTAATGTGATAAATTCCATTAGGGTGGTTGGCACAAGAGCTTGGTATAGCGAGTTGCCTTTGAAGAATGCCAAACGCTCACATGAAAGTAACCCCTTGGATGCATAAGCAGCAGATTATTATGAGGAATTCCCTTTAAAATACATTCACAAATTTCAGAGGCACAGCATATTGTAGGTAGGTCAAGTCCTCTTCAAATTTGCTCTAAATGAGATCATAGTTTGATGGTTTATTTCCTTAAACTTTGatattttctggattttggtATGCTAGATTAACATttgcctggggaaaaaaagtaaaataatatgTAACGTTAAGGATAGCTTGTTACATCTGTAAGCACAGTTTGCTGTTAGATTAATGGCCCTGAAGTAGAAATCCTTTGTGAAATATAATAAACTGCCAAGGAATTTCTTAGTTTATAACTATTGACtgacattttttccctccttttaaagTCTTGGCTCTCTAGGTTTTCCACAGTGTATGTAAGTAGGCTTGAGGATTTTTGCCAGAGGGTGATAATATTGTATTACTAAGTagttatgtatttttattttgaggaCCTGTTCACAAAACAGGTCTGTTCACAAAAGCTCAGCATGGCAGAAATATCTTAAAATAGTGCCAGGACTGGAAAAAATGCAACTAAAATGTGAACAAACAGTTCTGGAAAGCACACAGTTACGGGGAGTTCTTTGTAGGCCAGGAAAAGCATCTGTATTTGAAAACATTGTCTGCTGATTTGATTTGCCTTTTTATTCCAGGGATATATGACAGGGTTGTTGTTATTAAAGTGTTTAAACTGGAAGCTTCCCTATGTTGCTTCAACCATGTTTTGCTGCATGGAagtctttcattttttccctagattatttttaatttatttttttaccatCCACTTCACTATCTAGCTGTAGATGTAAATTCAGCTTTCTTTCTGTCAATGAGTAGGAGCCAACAAAGTGTCTTaggcaaataaataaaacaaggaGGTAGTACTAAGTGAAGTTTGTCACTATGAAGTTAGTGCAAATTTACAGCCTACCATTGCTGCCCATTAACTTTTGGGTGCTATTGGGAAATGAGGCTGAAGCATCTGCATCATGCTGTGTGGAACAAGTCACCTTTTCTTCTGGAAGAAAGCCCACTGGCATAGCTAATAATTGTTGTAAGTCTACCCTCTTTATTTACAGGCTCACATGCTTGCACAGGCTGTGCCTGGAGTGAGTTTTGAGTCTTGCATGATGTGAAGTTCCGTGTCTGCAGAGATTCTTGCAGAGCAGAGGCCTTGGGTGTAGAGTGTAGCATAGAAAGGTGTTGGCTGGTGAGATTACAGACAGTTCATCAGTCACCATTCTCCTTTAGTAGGTTCTGTAAGAAGTCAGTCTCAGTGAACAAAAATCTGTGCAGGAAACATGCTATTACTGAACTTGCTTACCCTAGGCAGTTTTCCCCTTGTGTATCCTGGGATTTGTGCTAGCCACTGGAATTCTTTCACTGAGTTGCACAAAGGTTATTTAAGCATGTTTTCTTCATCTCAGGAGATGTCCGACCTCTCTGGCAATTAGAGTATATTCCATGTGGCAGATGATGGCGGAGAGGGTTTTTAACAAGACCATAATTATGAATGTTAACAATTTTGTTAGTTTGGATTCcttaaatgtttttcttgctATGTTGTTAGATGTAGTTCAAGTTCAATATATGTCTCATTAACTTCATTTGAGTGATGAAAAATCCATTCAACCATGAGAAGAAATTCTAGGTTTCTATGCTGTATTTGTAATTAATGTGTATCTCTAAGTGGATCATCCTGGTGTTTTTAAGATAATTCATGTCAGTACCATGGATGAAACTAGTCCATTTCATCATATATAGGTCTTTGGTTCTTCatcttttaattctttttgtTGGCCAAAAGTATAACTCTCCTAAGCAAATTCAGTTATTGCCTTTGTATCGCATAGTCTGTTCTATTTTCACTTGCTCTGCCTACCACTGAGATACTGTGAGATGCTTTTGGAAATATGGTAACAATTTCTGTAGTAGCTTTGGGTTCTTTAGGATCTCTATTCAGTCAAAAGCATCTTTTGAAACCTTAAATACAATTCACATTAAAGTAATAGTTCCTCTCAGAAGATCAGCAAAACACACAGCTATGACTTTAAGATCTTGTTACACCATTGCAGCTGGATGTTTTTGTTTACCCTGGAGGGGGTATTTTAAAAGTTCCCCAGCCACTTCCTAGTGCAGTCAGGGGAAAAGGTGCTTTTGAAAAGCCTCAGCTCAGTTTGTGTGCTCTTCACTCTACATACAGCTTGTGTAGATGCTACAATACTTGCTATCATTCTCTAAGACATGGTAGTGAAAGGGCTGTTAATTTTAGAATCATGGCCAGTCAGCTTTAAATGGGTTCCCAGCCATTTGAGTTGGGAAATACAAGTGATAGTGTGCCTGGGGTCCTTCACCTGTGCTTGTCTGATAGGTCACAAGGGTTTGGAGTGGAGGGGGCATTTTTGGCCTTCCCTGACTATGCTTTGACACTTCGATATGCTTTTGGACTTCAGTCCTCACCAAGACTCTTCTGTGGCTCCTTGTACATCCAGTAACTTCATCTCTTGATGTTGTACGTGGGTTTATGAAcaaaccctttcagtgaaggtCTTCTTTCTCTAGTGGCATGGTTTCTTTCTGCAGTCTTCTCATAAAGCTTGGAAGGAGTAGATTCAAAACCCACAGAATTTGCTCCTTGATTAAAGTATTTGTCCATTTTGAACCAGATTTGTATGGACAAATAACACCCTATTCTGGTTCACAGAAGGGAAGCTAAGGTGAAAAGTGATTCTTTACCAGCTTGTTTTTATCCTCTGCCTTTCTATGTTAGCTACTAGTGTTTGTCTAAGAGAAGCCTTAGTTTTCTCtgagaaaagcagagagaagaggaCAATTTATCTCAGAATttctctgggctcccagcatgTTTAAATTATCTTGGCAGCGGGATGCCTCCTCTGGCATTATTCCACCAAAAATCTGCTGTCTGGTAATCTGTTGTAATTCAGTCTGCCTGCAATGGCAGGGAGGGCCGTTGAAAGAAGTGTTAAATGTGTGCCACCTGCTCCCACGGTTAGGTGCTGTGAGTATTCACTGTGAAGAGGAACAAGCTATAGAGAGCAGTGTTCATGGAAAGAACGGGAATTGGTGGGCAAGCCTTCCAAgctcttttttaaataatgcatGTGTTCCTCATTTGCATCAGTGTGTCAGTTAAAGGAACCCATGAGCCTTGGCTCATATCCAGacctaagaaaaaaaatccataatgCATGGGAGCaaaattctgtgttttgctggaggccccctctctctctccttatccctttttttttttttttttttttttaatggtcttTCTCTGAAGAGAGGGTGTACTCTAATTCTTTCATCAGTGTTGAACATGTTCTCAGGCTTTTGAAACTTTTCAGCACAACAAAGATGGGCTGGAGTCCCAGCCCTTGGAGAATGAAAGGAAGTTCAAAATACTTCCCTCCTCTGAGTGCTTATGAAAGAGAATGTGGCTTCTCCAGAGAAGATCCTGCACCTCACTGTTAGCAACACTGCATCCATAAGGATTAGCCAGCCAGAGTGGGCCAGCATGAAAGCTGTGCTCCAAAAAGAGATGAAGACAgaaattttccagaaaattGCGTAGTAGTTGTATAGTGGTGATGGAGATATCTTCAAGCAAAACTCATGCCTTTTGTGCTAAGGGACAACAAGAGCTTTTGTCCTTTAGGAAGGGAATATCTTGGATGTGCAAATTTAATGACCATTAGGAGTAAGCCCTTTAAGATTGAAATTTTACTTTGGCAAATTGGTTCTTTGGCAACAGAAATACTGAACTACTAAATGTGTCCAGCTTAGCCTGTCTTGATGCATTTGGAATGTTCTCAACTAGATGGGTTCAAAGGGGGCTGCTGGGAAAGAATCTGAAtttaaaatgaagtttaaaCAAAAGGAAGAATATTGGGGCAGGGCATTTGGGTCCACTTCCATTTTTTTGGATATAGTTAGAATTCTTATTGGAAAGAGGAAGTAAGAGATGTGACTTTGTAGGTGTGTCATTATTAGTTTGGTGTACAGGCAGAACACTTTGCTCCGTTCCGTGCGGTGTAGAACAATCACATGTTATCTCACACAGTGCTGGGGTTTGCAAACACAATCTGGAGAGCAAAGCCAAGCCAGCCTGCTGAAAGCAGCACCTGCATTCCAGTGCAGGTCATATGATGGAAGTTATAACCCAGGTAAAATGTTAATCACTAAACTTGGCACAGTTGAAGCTTTTAATCTTTTATTGCAGTTTTCTAGGGAGAGGCAAGTTATGGACAAGAGCCCGGAAAAGCTGAAGAAGGAGTTagaggaagagctgcagctgagtAGTGAAGACTTGCGTAGCCATGCCTGGTACCACGGACGTATTCCCCGGCAGGTACGTGGTCTTTGCACTGCCAAGTGTGCTTTGAGCTTTTACAGACAAGCAGAATTTCACTGATGTGCTGTACACATCTCTGATACCTGAATTCATTTAGTAGGAACATAATGCCTGTTTGTATGAAGCTATGGTATTTATCACAGCTTGGCATAAAGTGAGGCAGAGGAAGGATTCAGGGCAGACCCTTGTGGAAAATAGATACATTTCAAGATTTTTGTGCACTGAATAAATCTGGAAATGGAATTTAAGCTTTGTACAAGAATACTGTGATCACATATTGTTTAGAGAACACTGACATTAATTTGGTTCAGTATTCTTAATGAAAGCTAAaatgttgtttattttctttcttgcgCTTGGAACTTGggggagaggaagaaagagcTGCAACAAAATTAATTCAATCACATTTTGATCCTTACAAACGCAGTTACAGACATGGCAAGGCTGAGCTTGGATCGGAGCTTCCGGAGCCGCTGGAGCTCCCCCTGCGGGCCTCCCTCATTCCCGGGGCAGGGCCGGCTCAGCTGCCACACTCGGCCCTTGGCGCTTGGCATCCTTTTTATCTCATGAGAGGACTAactcaaaacagaaaaacaaggtGTCTCTGACTCTTCCCAGTCAGTAATGTTTACATGCAGTGTtcacaaagaataaaaaataatgaaagcttCTGTCATGTAGGGGCAGAATCCAGGATATTGTATTAATGGCTTCTAAACTTCAGTGTGACTATATTCAGATGCTTTAAACTTAAAATCCTGGGTCACTGCTTTCCCTTCatgctttattttctattaGTAAACTAGGAGAAATACATGCAAAAGTGGGTCAGCTTCTGGCTGCGGGCTCCTTCCAACAAGCCCTTTCAGATCTCTGTTGTGGGATGAGCTTTTATTCAAGAATTGGAGACATCATTCTTCTACCACACTTCATACTTTGCTTTGTATTTGTGACTTTGTGTATTCTCACAGAGTAGCCAAATCAATTCCTATGTTTAAGAATATTTTGTTGTAATGTATTGTTTTCTgattctgaagtatttttttatataattctttttcctcaaaGGTGGCAGAATGCCTAGTTCAGAGAGATGGAGATTTTCTGATAAGGGATTCTCTCTCCAATCCTGGGAACTTTGTTCTTACCTGTCAATGGAAAAATACCCctcagcattttaaaatcaaCAAAACAGTTTTAAGACTCAATGAAGCCTACTGTCGTGTTCAGTATCAGTTTGAGCTGGAAAGTTTTGACACTGTCCCTGGCTTAGTCAGATACTATGTTGGGAATCGCACACCAATATCAAAGCAGAGTGGAGCAATTATTTTTCAGCCTATCAACAGGACTGTGCCTCTCAGGTGTCTAGAAGAAAAATATGGTGTAACTCCAGTCCAACAAAAAGAGCCAAGCACCCctgaaggaaaaatggaaagTGCAAAAAGGTTGAGTCTTGGTATATCCAGCATGCAGTCCCCGGAGCAGAGCATACCCAGAGGAAATCTGCTGAGGTACCTTTATTTTGCTGTCCTTATGGAAGGAAATTAAGTCTATCAGCTCCTGGTGGAGGTGATGTGAGTTTTCACTCTGATTTGAGATGTGATACTAGGCATGAGGGTTTGCTGATTTTTTAGCAAAGGATCAGCAAATCCATAAAGTGAGGTCAAATGTAGACTCTGGAAGCACAACAGCACTGCAGTGACTTGGCAAATCTTGACTATGTAAGACAAAGGATTAAAATAACATCTTGCTGATGCTCCAGAGAAGTCTGTTTTTCCATAGTTGactcctgaaataaaaactacaACTGTGGGATAATGGATCCTAGTTTCAATGTCCAAATCAAATGTTCCATTAGAAATGGAATACCTTCATAAATGCTGCAGGGTGATACATAGTATAGCCCATTTCACTGCCACTACAACAGCAGTTTATGAATGAATGAAGTACCTTTTATTATCATAAGCTGCCCAAGTGGAAAGCTAATGATCCTTGCACTGGTTATGATATATTGTAGCAGTTAGATATGTATTTTAAGTGCTGCATATATTGATatgtttttgtttgcatttttgtttgccctagaaacaaagaaaaaagtggtAGCCAGCCAGCTAGTTTGGATCATGTTCTGGAGAAAAGATTCCCTTTAAAGGCTCACCAGTCAGAGAGCTATCTGCTAATAGGTAAGTTTTGTAATTAGAAGCTTCATACTTAGAATCGGTGTGTGTCCAGGTGTTCTGTTACTCTTCAGACCAAAGTGAGACTGCTGAATATTCTGAGTACTGTAAATACATTATATTTAATAGCCACTGTAAGCTGCGTTAACACACTGCTTCTCTTCAAGTCACTGGAACACGATTTTTATTTACTATGCACCAGGTAGTTGAGAACCTTAGCACACAACTCAGCAGGCttccacaccaaaaaaaaatgaCAGCTGTGGTTGGCATTAATACTTTTTATGGTATTACCTTTCCTCACTTGTGCTTGACAAAAACTGACTTGTTTCACTTGTGTCTTTctgataaaacatttttaagtaGAAGTGGTGTTTCTTGGAAATTCTGGTAACCACTTTTTCTCAGAGTAAACTATGCAGATGAGGTGATGTTCCTCACTAGGAGAAAAACACTGCCACGGCTTTTATACTCAGTTCTGTTCTTCCATCTCCCTCAATCTCTCTACCCTCCATCCCTTTtgctttttgttccttttgCTGCTGTCTGGTTCTATGGCCACTGTCATCCTAAGCAAGGGATCCAGGGTGTGACAACACTTGGGGCATTTAATTTCTCAGATTCTTCAAAGGTTTAAGTAGTTGTTTCCATACTAACACAGTTGTGTATAGAAGCTTGCAATAATGCATCTCTTCCCATGTGGACAAACTAGTATTGATTTCCAAGTCTGCTTGTTTTGAATACAGTACTGTTAAAATTCTTTATGCCTATTGTAGGAAGAGTTCTCATGACAAAGAGAATATTAAGTATTTGTACAGTGAGACTGTCTTTTGATAGAAAGAGTGTGCTCCTGTGATTTAACTGTGGGATGGACAGATATTTATAAGGCAAGTTTCTGTATTTGAATTGATTATTCCAATCCATGGCTgcaaatacttttattttggtACTACAGCAGCCTGAAGAGTTCTGCTGTGCATTTTGTCATAGGATCCTTTGAGCAGGTCCTGTTATCATACTGCTTAAGGGTGGTGAcagcctttgatttggagttttttgttttatatctGTAATCAAGCAGTAACACCCACACGATGCAACTGGCCACTTGGCTGTCAATACCAGCAAATGCACCAAGAATTGCAGCTTGGGAATGTCTGACACAGGACACAATCCTGGATCGGACGCCAAGGCTTGCATATGCAGCGGGTACAGGATGAGGAATAAATACACAGAAGTATATGGATCCAGCTCTTCAAAGTAGCTCTGTTTCACAAAAAGATTAGCACTTCTGAAGCTCATTCCTTCCATACCTTAGTTCAGGTTCAGGCTTGACTTTGGGAAGTTTTGCTTTCATCTCAAACTTGTCATTCTCAGAAATGACTCATCTTTTATGTGATACAGCTGGAAGTTGCTGTTTTTATAGCCTAGATCAGGTTACAAAGAAACCTCCTATTCCGAGCCATGGAGGCCATCCAGCTCTGACAGGATAGCCTATGTGTGCAGCAGGGACTGAAAGTACTGTCAGCATTACCACAGAATAATACTGTGGTGCAGCTGTTCTAtgtatttgggattttgggaggatcAGCAAGTGAATGGAATTTGCTGGCTAGGTCATTCCTTAAAATACACAATTTTGCCAGCAAATAATTGACATGATCTGTCAATATTATCCTTAGGAAATAGCATTACGAGATGAACCCTGGCACAGGCACCAGGAATTGTATGTATTTTGGTCTTCTAAAACACTGTTTTCCCCTGCAGGTTCAAGACATCCATCTCGATTACCTGAAGCAGATGCAAATTCCTGTCCAAGCTCACCTGCATTTAGAACAGGCAGTGAACCATCTCTAAGCCCCACAGTTGTTCAGAAAGTCACCTCAGAGTCACAGCTAGGGGAAGCTCTTAGAGGATCAGACGGTCAGCTCTGTCCAAAGCCTCCACCTAAACCCAGCAAAGCCCCCCTGATGAAGCTCCCAGATTCTCCTTTGGCTTCCCACAGCTCTGAAGGACACTATTGTGAACTAAACCCTGCCAGACATCCTACAGCAGCAAGACAACACTTGTGTCAGAAAAACAGCTATGTGGAACATCTGACACAAAAGGAGAGGGCAACATTCAGGAACTCTGAAACAAGCTATTTGATCCTTGATGATGATCCTACAATGAACCCTGCAGATCCTTTAGAAGCTTCAGCTCAGATGGCTGAAGAAGACAGCATCTTTTCTGCACCTGTTTATGAGACAGTGTCTAGTTTTAAACCGAATGATTTTGAAACCAAACTACTTCCTCCTGAAAACAAGCCACTGGAAACATCCATGTTAAGAAGAGTTAAGGAGCTCTTCACCAACAATAACCCAAAGATTATTGCACAGCATATTCTTAGAATGGACTGCAAggtaacaaaagaaaataatgtgttttattttatattgtgCCAGTTTAGGCGTTTTAAAAAACTGATTTGAAAAGAATAATGGGTAGATTTGCAGCTAATGTAATGTTTGTATTGCTTGCAGGAATTTTTACGgtgtttattttccatttggAGAATAAGAATGTTCACAAACTCTTTGAACTAAAGGTCTCTCATCATGCTTGACTTTAGATTCAAATTCTTGAAGTTCCATATGTCTTTTAAATCTCCTATCAATTGCTGCATACCCATGATTCAGCCTTTCTCCTGTATTGGAGGAAGAGCTCTCAGTGCTGTTAAGCACTGTGGGGAGAACTGCTTGTGACAGGAAATAGCTGGTTAGGGCAAAGAGCAGGCAGACATTACCTGGTTGCCACATGGTCATTATATGCAGTGTTCAGtggaattaaatatttaaacttcTAAAACCAGCTGCTCTTCTAATCCTTGTCAGAGTTCCTCTCTTACAGCTGGGTAGGTGGCGTGGAAAAATAGCTATCAGGACTTGTGCTCTTCTCTCCTGTGAGAGAACTGTGCTAGTGGAGTTGCTTAGAAAGAtgtaaaaaaccacaaagaactGTTTTTTACACTGTAGACTTAGGTCAGCTGCCAGGGCTTAGAGATCAGCTAATGGATCAGAAAGACCAGGAGAATCATCTCCTAATGAGATGGTGACTTTGTGTAATGAAAGAAATGTAACTGCAGTTAAATCTGCATGACTTTGCTGGCATGACTGAGTGCTGtacctgctgcagagcagctacAGGAACCAAATGCTATGATGGGTATCTAACCCCCAAGTTTTGTTGGGCTTTGGCAG is part of the Anomalospiza imberbis isolate Cuckoo-Finch-1a 21T00152 chromosome 9, ASM3175350v1, whole genome shotgun sequence genome and harbors:
- the BCAR3 gene encoding breast cancer anti-estrogen resistance protein 3 isoform X3; this encodes MPKDYNGFQMLIAALCCFYHRKSVIRVKFSRERQVMDKSPEKLKKELEEELQLSSEDLRSHAWYHGRIPRQVAECLVQRDGDFLIRDSLSNPGNFVLTCQWKNTPQHFKINKTVLRLNEAYCRVQYQFELESFDTVPGLVRYYVGNRTPISKQSGAIIFQPINRTVPLRCLEEKYGVTPVQQKEPSTPEGKMESAKRLSLGISSMQSPEQSIPRGNLLRNKEKSGSQPASLDHVLEKRFPLKAHQSESYLLIGSRHPSRLPEADANSCPSSPAFRTGSEPSLSPTVVQKVTSESQLGEALRGSDGQLCPKPPPKPSKAPLMKLPDSPLASHSSEGHYCELNPARHPTAARQHLCQKNSYVEHLTQKERATFRNSETSYLILDDDPTMNPADPLEASAQMAEEDSIFSAPVYETVSSFKPNDFETKLLPPENKPLETSMLRRVKELFTNNNPKIIAQHILRMDCKVARIVEVSEEMRRNMGGNSGLELITLPYGHQLRLDLIERHNTMAIGIAVDILGCTGNVEDRAATLNRIIQVAVELKESLGDLYGFSAIMKALEMPQVSRLEQTWTALRHCYTQTAIMYEKQLKPSCKALHEGQDEWTKTISAPQNNITVPLLMPLVTLMERQAVVFEGMELWESSDQSGEIMLRHLGTARLIAQHAETFRLTAEQLLQGFQPDEELSEIFKTEFQMRLLWGSKGAQVNQSERYEKFNRILTALSRKLEPPPVKLVEQLSI
- the BCAR3 gene encoding breast cancer anti-estrogen resistance protein 3 isoform X2 yields the protein MIAAGKFSSLPRNGPVNHQFSLASSMDLLTTKPLPIEHRSNSFEGISIHGTLPRKKKGAIPSRSCDTFSHVGTLPYTRARQQPPFVQDIIEEHPPDNGKSNGLHARDQNILDPTLEYVKFSRERQVMDKSPEKLKKELEEELQLSSEDLRSHAWYHGRIPRQVAECLVQRDGDFLIRDSLSNPGNFVLTCQWKNTPQHFKINKTVLRLNEAYCRVQYQFELESFDTVPGLVRYYVGNRTPISKQSGAIIFQPINRTVPLRCLEEKYGVTPVQQKEPSTPEGKMESAKRLSLGISSMQSPEQSIPRGNLLRNKEKSGSQPASLDHVLEKRFPLKAHQSESYLLIGSRHPSRLPEADANSCPSSPAFRTGSEPSLSPTVVQKVTSESQLGEALRGSDGQLCPKPPPKPSKAPLMKLPDSPLASHSSEGHYCELNPARHPTAARQHLCQKNSYVEHLTQKERATFRNSETSYLILDDDPTMNPADPLEASAQMAEEDSIFSAPVYETVSSFKPNDFETKLLPPENKPLETSMLRRVKELFTNNNPKIIAQHILRMDCKVARIVEVSEEMRRNMGGNSGLELITLPYGHQLRLDLIERHNTMAIGIAVDILGCTGNVEDRAATLNRIIQVAVELKESLGDLYGFSAIMKALEMPQVSRLEQTWTALRHCYTQTAIMYEKQLKPSCKALHEGQDEWTKTISAPQNNITVPLLMPLVTLMERQAVVFEGMELWESSDQSGEIMLRHLGTARLIAQHAETFRLTAEQLLQGFQPDEELSEIFKTEFQMRLLWGSKGAQVNQSERYEKFNRILTALSRKLEPPPVKLVEQLSI